The Thermoleophilia bacterium sequence AGATGAATCAGCGCCCGCCCCACGCGGCCGTTGCCATCGGCAAAGGGGTGAATGGTCTCGAATTGCGCGTGTGCGATCGCGGCTTGGACGACCGCCGGCAGTGAATCCTCGTTGCAGAACGCGCATAGGTCGGCGACCAGACTGGGAACGACCTCCGGCGGCGGCGGAACGTACTCCGCCGAGCACGGATTGAAGGAGGAGCCGCCGATCCAGTTCTGCTCGTTCCGCAGCCGTCCACCATGCACCTCGTGACGCGTGCCGCGGAGGAGACGACGATGGATCTCAACCAGTAGATCGACCGTGACACGATCACCGCGGCCAACGCCTTCGACGGCGTACGCCATGGCGTCGATGTTGGCGAGTACCTCACTCGCGCTCACGTCGCCCGTGGGTTCACCCAACTTACGCTCGGCATCGGCGCGCAGCAGGCGCCGAGCGCCGATCTCCAGCCCCTCGATGCGTGACGAAGCTACCGACTCCGTGCGCAGAAGCAGGCGCGCCAATGTCTCGCTGTCGGCCAGCGCGCCAACCTCGAGGCCGAACCGCACAAGTGCCGCCTCGGCCTCGCTCACGTCAGCGGCGACGCGCCCCTCAAGGACCACCTCGCGACCGACCAGCGGATCAGGGATGTACGCCTCGTAGTCGCAGGATAGCCGATCGCGACGCGACAGACCGGAGCTCACGTCGCTGACCCAATGACACCTGACAACCTTGCTCAAGCAACCACCTTACTCAAGGTTACATCACAAGGTTGATTATACCGCCCGCCCCCCTACCGCACCACAACCTTCGCGCTGCCCG is a genomic window containing:
- a CDS encoding Fic family protein, which gives rise to MSKVVRCHWVSDVSSGLSRRDRLSCDYEAYIPDPLVGREVVLEGRVAADVSEAEAALVRFGLEVGALADSETLARLLLRTESVASSRIEGLEIGARRLLRADAERKLGEPTGDVSASEVLANIDAMAYAVEGVGRGDRVTVDLLVEIHRRLLRGTRHEVHGGRLRNEQNWIGGSSFNPCSAEYVPPPPEVVPSLVADLCAFCNEDSLPAVVQAAIAHAQFETIHPFADGNGRVGRALIHLLLRRRGVVTHVVPPVSLILATWSREYIAALTATRHEGSANSDAAHQGLNRWIALFAAATRRAVADADAFEERVRLLERGWRERLGRVRAHSALDLLVRRLPGAPILTVQSAAELVGRSEQATNQAIARLVEAGVLAQATVGRRNRVFEAPEVIHAFTALERQLASPVGDTRTSPPARRVPRTPHPQSHPEI